A window from Trinickia violacea encodes these proteins:
- a CDS encoding MarR family winged helix-turn-helix transcriptional regulator yields the protein MADSIEDDCFAIRQASRYVSHIYDKHLASVGLTTTQFSILGRLKRLGPLTASQLAEAMVMERTTMVRAIQPLHRDGLVTSTPSESDRRAHSIRLTELGAQKLASAVIPWQTAQEEFEQRFGTQRAASLRQELFALTRG from the coding sequence ATGGCGGACTCTATCGAAGACGACTGTTTCGCGATTCGGCAAGCTTCGCGCTACGTCTCCCATATCTACGACAAGCATCTGGCGAGCGTCGGTTTGACGACGACGCAATTCTCGATCTTGGGAAGGCTCAAGCGCCTCGGGCCGTTGACGGCGTCGCAGCTGGCCGAGGCGATGGTGATGGAGCGAACCACGATGGTGCGCGCGATTCAGCCTTTGCATCGCGATGGTCTGGTGACGAGCACACCGTCCGAGTCCGACCGGCGCGCGCATTCGATCCGGTTGACCGAACTCGGCGCGCAAAAGCTTGCGAGCGCGGTGATTCCCTGGCAAACGGCGCAAGAAGAGTTCGAGCAGCGTTTCGGCACGCAACGTGCCGCCTCGTTGCGGCAGGAGTTGTTCGCGCTGACGCGGGGATAG
- a CDS encoding MarR family winged helix-turn-helix transcriptional regulator yields MNRPLSYDECNCFALRQAARYVTQIYERHLAQVGMTAAQFTIMAKLARRPESTMLELSEQMVMDRTTLVRALKPMQRDGLVVAKPSEQDSRLFLLSLSAAGERIFDQAVIAWRAAQDEFEKKFGRARAKALRAELFSMTV; encoded by the coding sequence ATGAACAGACCTCTCTCTTACGACGAATGCAACTGCTTCGCGCTGCGTCAAGCGGCGCGCTATGTCACGCAGATCTACGAGCGGCATCTGGCGCAGGTCGGTATGACGGCGGCGCAATTCACGATCATGGCCAAGCTCGCGCGCCGGCCGGAATCCACGATGCTGGAGCTGTCGGAGCAGATGGTGATGGACCGCACCACGCTCGTCCGTGCATTGAAGCCGATGCAGCGCGACGGGCTGGTTGTGGCGAAGCCTTCGGAGCAGGATAGCCGCTTGTTCTTGCTGAGCTTGTCGGCAGCCGGCGAAAGGATCTTCGATCAGGCGGTGATCGCATGGCGCGCGGCGCAAGACGAGTTCGAGAAGAAGTTCGGCCGTGCGCGCGCGAAGGCGCTGCGTGCGGAGCTGTTCAGCATGACGGTTTGA
- a CDS encoding Crp/Fnr family transcriptional regulator encodes MTSHSASAPADREALAAALAASAWFRANPEDLRAALVELGRVERLAGGARLFIRGDADDGLYCVLEGAIRIGAASFAGKEALLVLVEPGSWFGEIGLFDGRPRTHDAYAERDTVLFHVPRAALAALLERTPQYWHAFGLLLTQKLRLMFELIEETALLPASQRVARRLLLMAGGYGDASAARRVLKVPQEDLAMMLALSRQTINQILKQFETQGALTLRYAEIEIVDPVLLTALAMPDAVARPHR; translated from the coding sequence ATGACATCGCACTCCGCCAGCGCACCTGCCGATCGCGAAGCGCTTGCCGCCGCGCTGGCGGCGAGCGCGTGGTTCCGCGCGAATCCCGAGGACTTGCGCGCGGCGCTCGTCGAGCTGGGGCGCGTCGAGCGGCTGGCCGGCGGCGCGCGGCTTTTCATCCGCGGCGACGCCGACGATGGCCTCTATTGCGTGCTGGAAGGCGCCATCCGGATCGGCGCGGCGAGCTTCGCGGGCAAGGAGGCGCTCCTCGTTCTCGTCGAGCCGGGGAGTTGGTTCGGCGAGATCGGGCTGTTCGACGGCCGGCCGCGCACGCATGACGCCTACGCCGAGCGCGATACCGTGCTGTTTCATGTGCCGCGTGCGGCGCTTGCCGCGCTGCTCGAACGCACGCCGCAATATTGGCACGCGTTCGGCCTGCTGCTGACGCAGAAATTGCGCCTCATGTTCGAATTGATCGAGGAAACGGCGCTGCTTCCCGCGTCGCAGCGCGTGGCGCGGCGGCTGTTGCTGATGGCGGGCGGATACGGCGACGCGAGCGCCGCGCGGCGCGTACTCAAGGTGCCGCAGGAAGACCTCGCGATGATGCTCGCGCTGTCGCGCCAGACGATCAATCAAATCCTCAAGCAATTCGAAACGCAGGGCGCGCTGACGTTGCGCTATGCGGAGATCGAGATCGTCGATCCGGTGTTGCTGACGGCGCTGGCGATGCCCGACGCGGTCGCGCGGCCACACCGGTAG
- a CDS encoding DUF962 domain-containing protein, producing MRTLTDQLAQYAAYHRDRRNIATHFVGIPMIVAALAVLLSRPASNFGVLPLALSPAWVLFVAATVYYLVLDVPLGLMMAVVSALCLWLGHWLAQAPLGTWLGAGIGLFVVGWVFQFVGHAAYEHRKPAFVDDVVGLLIGPLFVLAEALFGFGWRPALREAIESQAGPTRINAPHANPRHQG from the coding sequence ATGCGAACGCTGACAGACCAGCTCGCCCAATACGCGGCCTACCATCGCGACCGGCGCAATATCGCCACGCATTTCGTCGGCATTCCGATGATCGTCGCTGCGCTCGCCGTGCTGCTGAGCCGGCCGGCTTCGAACTTCGGCGTATTGCCGCTCGCGCTGTCGCCGGCCTGGGTGCTGTTCGTCGCGGCGACCGTCTACTACCTCGTGCTCGACGTGCCGCTCGGATTGATGATGGCCGTCGTTTCCGCGCTGTGCCTCTGGCTCGGCCATTGGCTCGCGCAAGCGCCGCTCGGCACCTGGCTTGGCGCGGGCATCGGGCTCTTTGTCGTCGGCTGGGTGTTTCAATTCGTCGGCCATGCGGCGTACGAGCATCGCAAGCCCGCTTTCGTCGACGATGTGGTCGGCCTCTTGATCGGTCCGCTATTCGTGCTCGCCGAAGCGCTGTTCGGATTCGGCTGGAGACCGGCGCTGCGCGAGGCAATCGAAAGCCAGGCGGGTCCGACGCGCATCAACGCGCCGCATGCGAACCCGCGTCATCAGGGCTGA
- a CDS encoding DUF6587 family protein, whose translation MSFSLWWQYAVIALLVVASVLYTFRKVAPKLAARWQAAASIALTRPGRSRAALALGRWLSPGGATGNCGDGCGACGSCDTPQRAADHPDGQPITFRSR comes from the coding sequence GTGAGTTTCAGTTTGTGGTGGCAATACGCGGTGATCGCACTGCTCGTCGTGGCGAGCGTGCTTTACACGTTTCGCAAAGTGGCGCCGAAGCTGGCGGCCCGTTGGCAAGCCGCGGCGTCGATCGCGCTGACGCGGCCCGGGCGCTCGCGTGCGGCGCTCGCGCTGGGCCGCTGGCTGAGTCCCGGCGGTGCTACCGGCAATTGTGGCGACGGCTGCGGTGCCTGCGGCAGTTGCGACACGCCGCAGCGCGCGGCCGATCATCCGGATGGGCAGCCGATCACGTTCCGCTCACGTTAG